Proteins encoded together in one Lathyrus oleraceus cultivar Zhongwan6 chromosome 5, CAAS_Psat_ZW6_1.0, whole genome shotgun sequence window:
- the LOC127082439 gene encoding uncharacterized protein LOC127082439 produces the protein MALKVTSVSTPFFQLGSTASVFSLSKPCSFSKHPLRFNLNTRRKYSHPTSFVIRAARIESKGVTLGFRAPQFQLPEPLTGKVWALEDFEAHPALLVMFICNHCPFVKYLKKDIVKLTKFYMKKGLAVVAISSNSAATHPQDGPEFMAEDAKLFGYPFPYLYDESQEVARDFGAVCTPEFYVFKKDGRRPFELVYHGQFDDSRPSNNNIPVTGRDLSLAIDRVLSGQLVPSEQKPSVGCSIKWHP, from the exons ATGGCACTGAAAGTCACTTCGGTTTCGACACCGTTTTTTCAGTTAGGTTCTACTGCCTCTGTATTCTCACTCTCTAAACCATGCTCTTTTTCCAAACATCCTCTGCGCTTCAATCTCAACACTAGAAGAAAGTACTCACACCCAACAAGCTTCGTCATTAGAGCTGCTAGAATTGAGTCTAAAGGTGTCACCTTGGGTTTCAGAGCCCCTCAATTTCAG CTTCCAGAGCCTCTTACTGGGAAGGTTTGGGCATTGGAAGATTTTGAGGCTCATCCAGCTCTATTG GTCATGTTTATATGCAACCACTGTCCATTTGTTAAGTACCTGAAAAAAGACATTGTAAAGCTCACTAAATTCTATATGAAG AAAGGACTTGCCGTCGTTGCTATATCTTCAAATTCTGCAGCTACACACCCCCAG GATGGACCAGAATTTATGGCAGAAGATGCTAAATTGTTTGGTTATCCTTTCCCGTACCTTTACGATGAG TCACAGGAAGTTGCACGAGATTTTGGAGCAGTTTGTACACCAGAATTTTACGTTTTCAAAAAG GATGGTCGAAGGCCGTTTGAGCTGGTTTATCATGGTCAGTTTGACGATTCAAGGCCAAGTAATAATAACATACCAGTAACTGGAAG AGACTTGAGCTTGGCGATAGATCGTGTTCTGAGTGGTCAGCTAGTACCATCCGAGCAAAAACCTAG TGTTGGATGCAGCATAAAGTGGCACCCATGA
- the LOC127082438 gene encoding LRR receptor-like serine/threonine-protein kinase RGI1 yields MSNNALNFLVLFFTISLFPFVSSLNQEGLSLLSWLSTFNSSNLETSTTAFSSWDPAHKTPCRWDYIKCSAEEFVEEIVITSIDLRSGFPIQILSFNHLKTLVISNGNLTGEIPSSVGNLSSTLVTLDLSFNSLTGKIPEEIGKLSELRWLSLNSNSLRGGIPTSIGNCSRLQHLELFDNQLSGMIPGEIGQLKALMSLRVGGNQGIFGEIPMQISDCKALVFLGLAVTGISGEIPASIGELQNLKTLSVYTAHLTGQIPPEIQNCSALEDLFLYENQLSGKIPYELGSMQSLKRVLLWKNNLTGTIPESLGNCTNLKVIDFSLNSLIGQLPSTLGNLLSLEEFLLSDNNIYGEIPSYVGNFSMLKQLEFDNNRFSGKIPSVMGNLKELTLFYAWQNQLNGNIPTELSNCEKLEAVDLSHNFLTGPIPNSLFHLQNLTQLLLISNRLSGQIPPDIGRCTSLIRLRLGSNNFTGQLPREIGLLRSLTFLELSDNQVSGDIPYEIGNCAHLEMLDLHKNELQGTIPSSLKFLVDLNVLDLSSNRITGSIPKSFGKLTSLNKLILSGNLIAGSIPQSLGLCKDLQLLDLSNNKIIGSIPNEIGYLQGLDILLNLSWNSLTGSIPKTFSNLSKLSILDLSYNKITGTLIVLGNLDNLVSLNVSYNRFSGTLPDTKFFQDLPSAAFAGNPDLCINSKCRASGSLEGNKSIRNIIIYTFLGVILTSAIVTCGVILALRIQGDSYYGRNNFDEVEMEWSFTPFQKLNFNISDVVSKLSDSNIVGKGGSGVVYRVETPTKQIIAVKKLWPIKNGEAPERDFFTAEVQTLGSIRHKNIVRLLGCCNNGRTRLLLFDYICNGSLFGLLHEKRLFLDWDARYKIIIGTAHGLEYLHHDCIPPIVHRDVKANNILVGPQFEPFLADFGLAKLVISSDCSRASHVVAGSCGYIAPEYGYSLRITEKSDVYSYGVVLLEMLTGMEPTDNRIPEGAHIVTWVISEIREKKREFTTILDQQLLLQCGTRTPEMLQVLGVALLCVNPSPEERPTMKDVTAMLKEISHENDDLEKPNLLHNKGMVANPKAAVHCSSFSRSCELLIESSSSSS; encoded by the exons ATGTCAAACAATGCATTAAATTTTCTTGTCTTGTTTTTTACTATCTCTTTGTTTCCATTTGTTTCTTCTCTTAACCAAGAAGGTCTCTCTTTACTTTCATGGCTTTCGACTTTCAATTCTTCGAACTTGGAAACTAGTACTACTGCTTTCTCATCATGGGATCCAGCTCACAAAACTCCTTGCAGATGGGACTATATAAAATGTTCTGCAGAAGAGTTTGTTGAAGAGATTGTAATAACATCGATCGATCTTCGTAGCGGATTCCCTATACAGATTCTTTCTTTTAACCACCTGAAAACTCTTGTCATCTCAAATGGAAATCTCACAGGTGAGATTCCAAGTTCGGTTGGAAACTTGTCATCGACACTAGTTACTCTTGATCTTAGTTTCAATAGTTTAACAGGAAAAATACCTGAAGAAATAGGAAAGTTATCTGAACTGAGATGGCTATCTTTGAATTCGAATTCGTTACGTGGTGGAATTCCAACCTCGATTGGTAACTGTTCAAGGCTTCAGCACTTAGAACTGTTTGACAACCAGCTTTCTGGTATGATTCCTGGAGAAATAGGACAGTTGAAGGCTCTTATGTCGCTACGAGTGGGTGGAAATCAAGGTATTTTCGGAGAAATTCCAATGCAGATATCAGATTGTAAGGCTTTAGTTTTTCTTGGACTTGCAGTTACTGGAATTTCCGGCGAGATTCCGGCAAGTATAGGAGAACTTCAAAATCTCAAGACACTTTCAGTCTACACAGCACACCTCACAGGTCAAATTCCACCAGAGATTCAAAACTGTTCAGCTTTGGAAGATTTGTTTCTGTATGAAAATCAGCTTTCTGGAAAAATTCCTTATGAATTAGGTTCCATGCAAAGCCTTAAGAGGGTATTGCTGTGGAAGAACAATTTAACTGGAACAATTCCAGAAAGTCTCGGAAACTGTACAAATCTGAAGGTTATTGATTTCTCTTTGAATTCTCTTATCGGTCAGTTACCTTCGACTCTCGGTAATCTACTCTCATTGGAGGAATTTCTTTTGTCTGATAATAACATTTACGGCGAAATACCTTCATATGTTGGCAATTTTTCCATGTTGAAGCAACTTGAGTTCGATAATAACCGATTCTCTGGTAAGATTCCGTCTGTTATGGGGAACTTGAAGGAACTCACTCTCTTCTATGCATGGCAGAATCAGCTTAATGGAAATATACCAACAGAATTATCTAACTGTGAGAAACTTGAAGCAGTTGATCTTTCGCACAATTTCCTCACCGGTCCAATTCCGAATTCTCTCTTTCATTTGCAGAATTTAACTCAGTTGTTGCTGATATCAAACAGACTTTCAGGTCAAATTCCACCCGATATCGGCAGGTGCACAAGCTTGATCAGGTTAAGACTTGGATCAAACAATTTTACCGGTCAACTTCCGCGAGAAATAGGCCTTTTGAGAAGTTTAACCTTTCTAGAGCTTTCAGATAATCAAGTCAGTGGAGACATTCCTTATGAGATAGGTAACTGTGCTCATTTAGAAATGCTTGACTTGCATAAAAATGAGCTTCAAGGAACCATTCCTTCATCATTAAAATTCTTAGTTGATCTCAACGTCTTGGATCTTTCTTCAAACCGAATCACCGGAAGCATTCCTAAGAGCTTCGGCAAGCTTACGTCGTTAAATAAGTTGATTCTAAGCGGAAACCTTATCGCCGGTTCGATCCCTCAGTCGCTAGGACTTTGTAAGGATTTGCAGTTGCTTGATTTAAGTAACAATAAGATCATAGGTTCTATTCCAAATGAGATTGGTTACTTGCAAGGATTGGATATACTCTTGAACTTGAGTTGGAATTCTCTTACTGGTTCAATTCCAAAGACTTTTTCGAATCTCTCAAAACTCTCAATCTTGGACCTATCTTACAACAAGATCACAGGTACTCTTATAGTACTTGGTAACCTTGATAATCTTGTGTCTCTAAATGTTTCCTACAATAGATTTTCCGGTACTCTTCCCGACACGAAGTTCTTCCAAGATTTACCTTCTGCTGCATTCGCCGGTAACCCTGATCTGTGCATTAACAGCAAGTGTCGTGCAAGTGGAAGTCTCGAAGGAAACAAGTCGATAAGAAATATTATTATCTACACTTTCCTTGGTGTTATTTTAACTTCTGCTATTGTCACTTGTGGAGTTATTTTAGCACTAAGGATTCAAGGGGACAGTTATTATGGGAGAAATAATTTTGATGAAGTTGAAATGGAATGGTCTTTCACTCCATTCCAAAAGCTTAACTTCAACATCAGCGACGTGGTCTCAAAGTTGTCGGATTCAAATATCGTCGGAAAGGGTGGCTCGGGCGTTGTTTACCGCGTAGAGACTCCGACAAAACAGATTATTGCGGTGAAGAAGCTATGGCCGATAAAGAATGGAGAGGCACCAGAGAGAGATTTTTTTACAGCAGAAGTTCAGACGCTTGGATCGATAAGGCATAAAAATATAGTCAGACTTTTAGGATGCTGCAACAATGGAAGAACTAGACTGCTGTTGTTTGATTACATATGTAATGGAAGTTTGTTTGGGTTGCTCCACGAAAAGAGATTGTTCTTGGATTGGGATGCAAGGTACAAGATCATAATTGGAACAGCTCATGGTTTAGAATATCTTCATCATGATTGTATCCCTCCAATCGTCCATCGCGATGTTAAGGCTAACAACATCTTGGTCGGTCCACAGTTTGAACCTTTTCTTGCAGATTTCGGCCTTGCGAAATTGGTCATTTCCTCAGATTGCTCAAGAGCCTCACATGTAGTTGCAGGTTCTTGTGGATACATAGCTCCTG AATATGGATACAGTTTAAGGATCACAGAAAAGAGCGACGTGTACAGTTACGGCGTTGTGCTTCTCGAGATGTTAACCGGAATGGAACCAACCGATAACAGGATTCCAGAGGGTGCTCACATTGTAACATGGGTTATCAGTGAAATCAGAGAGAAGAAAAGAGAATTCACAACTATTCTTGATCAGCAGTTATTATTGCAATGTGGAACAAGAACACCGGAGATGCTTCAAGTGTTAGGTGTGGCTCTTCTATGTGTGAATCCATCACCAGAAGAAAGACCTACAATGAAAGATGTAACAGCAATGCTCAAAGAGATTAGCCATGAAAATGATGATTTGGAAAAACCAAATCTTCTGCATAATAAAGGCATGGTTGCCAATCCAAAAGCAGCAGTTCATTGTTCTAGCTTCTCAAGATCATGTGAACTTTTGATagaatcatcatcttcttcttcataG